The Pseudodesulfovibrio sp. JC047 genome includes a window with the following:
- a CDS encoding YigZ family protein, whose amino-acid sequence MPGYAFAMSDRYHIPSSFHRVEDTIKRSRFITSVDHAPDAESARAFIHCIKTEFPDATHNCWAYAAGPPGDTAAVGLSDDGEPSGTAGKPMLNMVLHSDIGEVAVVVTRYFGGTKLGTGGLVRAYSGMVKLGLEDLPVKEMVKTVTRFVTIPYSSVTLFKRMLPEFEIAVVTEAFTDTAGFCLEMPEEHLSHFTARLTEMTGGKATFSEK is encoded by the coding sequence ATGCCGGGCTACGCTTTCGCCATGTCGGACCGCTATCATATTCCTTCCAGTTTTCACCGGGTCGAAGACACCATCAAACGCAGCCGGTTCATCACATCCGTGGATCACGCCCCGGATGCCGAATCCGCCAGAGCATTCATTCACTGTATCAAAACGGAATTCCCTGACGCCACACACAATTGCTGGGCCTATGCAGCTGGTCCGCCCGGTGACACGGCAGCCGTGGGATTGAGTGACGACGGCGAACCGAGCGGCACTGCGGGCAAGCCCATGCTCAACATGGTCCTGCACAGTGATATAGGTGAAGTCGCCGTGGTCGTCACCCGGTATTTTGGTGGGACCAAACTGGGCACTGGCGGTCTGGTCAGGGCGTACTCGGGCATGGTCAAACTCGGTCTGGAAGATCTGCCCGTCAAGGAAATGGTCAAAACCGTCACACGCTTCGTCACCATCCCGTATTCCTCGGTCACCTTGTTCAAACGGATGCTGCCCGAGTTTGAAATTGCTGTCGTCACCGAAGCCTTTACGGACACAGCAGGATTCTGTCTCGAAATGCCCGAGGAACATCTCTCGCATTTCACGGCCCGACTCACTGAAATGACCGGAGGAAAAGCCACGTTCTCCGAAAAATGA
- a CDS encoding LemA family protein encodes MMKKIALVLVALFATMALSGCGYNQMQQQEEEVFGAWANLEASLQRRADLIPNLVATVKAAAAHEKSSLTAVVEARAKATQVKLSPEMLTDKQALAKFQAAQGQLSSALSRLMVVVERYPDLKANQNFLGLQHQLEGTENRINVARQRYNDAVKMFNSSIRSFPNSMTNSLFLKLDRKEFFQADPGAKTVPTVNFGSQS; translated from the coding sequence ATGATGAAAAAAATCGCTCTTGTTCTTGTGGCCCTGTTTGCAACCATGGCTTTGTCCGGTTGCGGATACAATCAGATGCAACAGCAGGAAGAGGAAGTCTTTGGCGCATGGGCCAACCTCGAAGCCTCGCTCCAGCGTCGAGCCGATCTCATCCCCAACCTGGTCGCGACCGTCAAGGCTGCGGCTGCCCATGAAAAATCTTCGCTCACAGCGGTTGTCGAAGCCCGGGCCAAGGCCACACAGGTGAAATTGTCCCCGGAGATGCTCACCGACAAACAGGCATTGGCTAAATTTCAGGCTGCGCAAGGGCAATTGTCTTCGGCCCTGTCCCGCCTCATGGTCGTGGTGGAGCGGTATCCCGATCTCAAGGCCAACCAGAATTTCCTCGGGTTGCAACATCAGCTTGAAGGCACGGAAAACCGAATCAACGTCGCCCGTCAGCGGTACAATGATGCGGTCAAGATGTTCAACTCTTCAATCCGTAGCTTCCCGAACTCCATGACCAATTCCCTGTTTCTCAAATTGGATCGCAAGGAATTCTTCCAGGCCGATCCCGGTGCCAAGACCGTTCCCACGGTCAACTTCGGGTCCCAGTCCTAA
- a CDS encoding TPM domain-containing protein translates to MRTLKTICFGLILSLVMASGAFALDVPPYSGRVNDLANMMNSSTEQTLEAELAALEKTDSTQLAILTVPSLEGDSIEEFSFRVAEAWKVGQKKSDNGVILVVSKADRKTRIEVGYGLEGVLTDVLAGQILDRVIAPRFKQGNFDAGFKDGVVAITSAVRGEFTASKSPKRKSKVNIFAIIVVPMILFILFTERFGRPRQRGQMANDQNLENARRHGAGSTAANLLLLSMLSGGRRGGGGGFGGGGGFGGFGGGGFGGGGASGGW, encoded by the coding sequence GTGCGCACATTGAAAACCATATGCTTCGGGCTAATCCTCTCGCTCGTCATGGCGAGTGGGGCATTTGCCCTGGACGTGCCCCCGTACTCGGGCCGGGTCAACGATCTGGCGAACATGATGAATTCGTCCACGGAACAGACGCTTGAGGCCGAGCTTGCGGCGTTGGAAAAAACCGACTCCACTCAACTGGCCATTCTGACTGTCCCATCGCTTGAAGGCGATTCCATCGAGGAATTTTCCTTTCGCGTGGCCGAAGCCTGGAAAGTCGGACAAAAAAAGTCGGACAACGGGGTCATTCTGGTGGTCAGCAAGGCAGATCGCAAAACCCGAATCGAGGTCGGATACGGCCTGGAAGGGGTGTTGACCGATGTACTGGCTGGCCAAATCCTTGACCGTGTGATCGCTCCCCGCTTCAAACAGGGGAATTTCGACGCGGGATTCAAGGACGGCGTGGTGGCCATCACCAGCGCGGTTCGCGGAGAATTCACGGCCTCAAAAAGTCCCAAGCGAAAAAGCAAAGTCAATATCTTCGCCATTATCGTGGTCCCCATGATCCTGTTCATCCTGTTCACGGAACGGTTTGGCAGGCCCAGACAACGCGGACAGATGGCAAACGACCAAAATCTTGAAAATGCCCGACGCCATGGCGCGGGATCAACCGCAGCCAACCTGTTGTTGCTGTCCATGCTCAGTGGAGGCCGTCGCGGTGGCGGCGGTGGATTTGGCGGCGGTGGCGGATTCGGTGGTTTTGGTGGTGGTGGATTTGGTGGCGGCGGCGCAAGCGGTGGCTGGTAA
- a CDS encoding TPM domain-containing protein: MKNTAQTFLTQEEQDALVQCVKDVEKRTSGEIVPVIASSSYEYPRAELIGGLTFGIITAVCTALIFNQTDMWAFLAQLLAFFFIFTRLLRAFPALKMPFISKDEMREEINEAAFTAFYANGLHRTRDLTGIIIYVSVFEHGVQILADKGINDIVDSHVWEDVVAEITTGIKAGRPGEALCQGVIRCGELVSTHFPIKPDDTDELPNLIIEGNARKA; this comes from the coding sequence ATGAAAAATACAGCTCAGACATTCCTGACGCAGGAAGAACAGGACGCGCTTGTCCAATGCGTCAAAGACGTGGAGAAACGCACCTCCGGCGAAATAGTGCCGGTCATTGCCTCTTCAAGTTACGAATATCCCCGTGCGGAACTCATCGGCGGACTGACCTTCGGGATCATTACGGCGGTGTGTACTGCTTTGATATTCAACCAGACAGACATGTGGGCCTTTCTGGCTCAATTGCTGGCCTTCTTCTTCATTTTCACCCGACTTTTGCGAGCATTCCCGGCCTTGAAAATGCCGTTCATCTCAAAAGACGAAATGCGTGAAGAAATCAACGAAGCCGCGTTTACCGCATTTTATGCAAATGGACTGCATCGCACCCGCGACCTGACCGGCATCATCATCTATGTCTCGGTTTTTGAACACGGAGTCCAGATTCTGGCGGACAAGGGCATCAACGACATCGTCGATTCCCATGTCTGGGAAGATGTCGTGGCCGAAATCACCACGGGGATCAAGGCCGGACGTCCGGGAGAAGCGCTCTGTCAGGGCGTGATCCGATGCGGCGAACTGGTCAGCACCCATTTCCCCATCAAACCGGACGATACCGATGAATTGCCGAACCTCATCATTGAAGGAAACGCTCGAAAGGCATGA
- a CDS encoding HDOD domain-containing protein, with translation MGIIRLDDLKAGMVLSTDLVTADGRLLFASGTSLEDRHLELLRRVGVDAADVVVDAPALSAEILREIESYVRDFFLYVNPDFKPTEVLFHVALDLTARQVAAGWELPDIRTRRAENVEHLDDVFMKGMGSPEALVDHEVELASFPDIFFRIKAVLRDESASAEHIAKVVSTDMNLAAKLLKLVNSPLYGFPQTIDSMSRAVALVGAKELSTLALGVSTINYFKDIPRELMDMETFWRHSITCGIFAKILAGTQAGLSPERFFIGGILHDVGRLILFKKLPYASTETMLFARENSIPLTEAERQVMGFTHTDVSVPLLASWKFPDGLAAMINYHHTPMEFPNPLEPAILHVADNLTNAVEIARSGMYVMPGLDEAAWALLGLDPVPFLDEAVAQYEEQIDSIMKAFFS, from the coding sequence TTGGGTATCATACGCTTGGATGATCTGAAGGCTGGCATGGTCTTGTCCACCGATCTGGTGACGGCTGATGGCAGACTCCTTTTTGCATCCGGTACTTCGTTGGAGGACCGGCATCTCGAACTTTTGCGACGTGTCGGTGTTGACGCGGCGGATGTGGTGGTTGATGCGCCTGCCTTGAGCGCGGAAATTCTGCGGGAAATAGAGAGCTATGTCCGCGATTTCTTTTTATATGTGAACCCTGATTTCAAGCCTACCGAAGTGCTGTTTCATGTGGCTTTGGACCTGACGGCCAGACAGGTTGCGGCCGGGTGGGAACTTCCGGACATCCGCACTCGCCGGGCAGAGAACGTCGAGCATCTGGACGATGTTTTCATGAAGGGGATGGGGTCCCCTGAGGCGCTCGTGGATCACGAGGTCGAGCTGGCCAGTTTCCCGGACATTTTTTTTCGCATCAAAGCGGTGCTTCGAGACGAATCCGCCTCTGCCGAGCACATCGCCAAGGTGGTCAGTACGGACATGAATCTGGCGGCCAAGTTGTTGAAATTGGTCAACAGCCCCTTGTATGGGTTTCCACAGACCATTGATTCCATGTCCCGGGCCGTGGCACTGGTGGGTGCCAAGGAATTGTCCACACTGGCCTTGGGCGTGTCCACCATCAATTATTTCAAGGACATTCCTAGAGAACTGATGGATATGGAAACCTTTTGGCGGCACTCCATCACGTGCGGTATCTTTGCCAAGATTCTGGCGGGGACACAGGCAGGATTATCCCCGGAACGATTTTTCATCGGCGGGATCTTGCACGATGTGGGGCGGTTGATTCTCTTCAAGAAATTGCCCTATGCCTCGACCGAAACTATGCTTTTTGCCCGGGAAAATTCCATTCCCCTGACAGAGGCGGAACGCCAGGTCATGGGGTTCACGCACACGGATGTCAGCGTCCCGCTGCTCGCGTCCTGGAAGTTCCCTGACGGGTTGGCGGCCATGATAAATTATCACCATACGCCCATGGAATTTCCCAATCCGCTTGAACCGGCGATCCTTCATGTGGCGGACAATCTGACCAATGCCGTGGAAATTGCTCGGAGCGGCATGTACGTCATGCCGGGACTCGATGAGGCGGCGTGGGCCTTGCTCGGGCTGGACCCTGTTCCTTTCCTGGATGAGGCGGTCGCTCAATACGAAGAGCAGATCGATTCGATCATGAAGGCTTTTTTTTCATAG
- a CDS encoding protein-glutamate O-methyltransferase CheR, translating into MGSLFSKSATLRKNVRISDEEFVQLRDFIYEKSGIFVDAKRKYLFESRFSKRLGELRLTSFAEYITYLKCDRGEELKQLFELVTTNETSFCRDMKQLEAFRDNVLREKLDEQRKAGRLELNIWSAGCSSGEEPYTLAILLLEMLRMEISRWKITITAVDLSSRMIERAKAGVYGEYAFKTTPDAIRRRYFTQVAEGWKIRPEVQRLVQFRQMNLNDPLATKRIPRSQIVFCRNVIIYFDETMKRRVVQYFYDNLLPGGYLMVGHSESLHKISQTFKPLFYAGAIAYKKEE; encoded by the coding sequence ATGGGTTCTTTGTTTTCTAAGTCAGCGACCTTGCGGAAAAACGTCAGAATTTCGGACGAAGAGTTCGTTCAACTGCGTGATTTTATATATGAAAAAAGTGGTATTTTTGTCGATGCCAAACGCAAGTATCTTTTCGAGAGTCGTTTTTCCAAGCGATTGGGAGAATTGCGACTGACCAGCTTTGCCGAATACATCACGTATTTGAAGTGTGATCGTGGTGAGGAATTGAAGCAGCTTTTTGAATTGGTGACGACCAATGAAACCAGTTTTTGTCGGGATATGAAACAGCTTGAGGCGTTTCGGGACAATGTGCTTCGGGAAAAGTTGGATGAGCAGCGAAAGGCCGGTCGGTTGGAATTGAATATCTGGTCTGCCGGGTGTTCGTCCGGGGAGGAGCCGTACACGCTTGCCATATTGCTGCTTGAGATGCTGCGGATGGAGATTTCCCGGTGGAAGATCACGATTACGGCGGTCGATCTGTCCTCTCGGATGATCGAACGGGCCAAGGCGGGGGTGTATGGGGAATACGCCTTCAAAACCACGCCAGATGCGATCCGCAGGCGATATTTCACCCAGGTGGCGGAGGGATGGAAGATCCGTCCAGAAGTGCAACGATTGGTTCAGTTTAGACAGATGAATCTCAACGATCCGTTGGCCACAAAGAGGATTCCCCGTTCCCAGATTGTTTTTTGTCGTAATGTCATTATATATTTTGATGAGACCATGAAGCGCAGGGTTGTTCAGTATTTTTATGACAACCTGCTGCCGGGTGGGTATCTCATGGTCGGTCACTCCGAGTCATTGCACAAGATTTCGCAAACGTTCAAGCCGCTGTTCTATGCGGGAGCCATTGCGTACAAAAAGGAAGAATAG